One segment of Rhipicephalus microplus isolate Deutch F79 unplaced genomic scaffold, USDA_Rmic scaffold_48, whole genome shotgun sequence DNA contains the following:
- the LOC119177283 gene encoding peptide deformylase, mitochondrial yields the protein MTFKKILESCSRRLSKLKDYGATVNPSPPYEFMCQVGDPVLRCRAEAVDPAKVTGYEIQKIIDVMRIVMNNSYSAGISAPQVGCPLRIIMMEFPMKYMKLAEAEEARTRAYQPFPLKVFVNPVMEVVNSQRLVFPEGCESIRGFTADVPRYYEVKISGLNEQGQAHEWQAYGWPARIIQHEMDHLEGNLFIDLMDSRTFHFNYWHLIKKLPKSRLRQ from the exons ATGACGTTTAAAAAAATTCTCGAGTCTTGCTCTCGTCGCCTAAGTAAACTCAAGGACTATGGCGCAACTGTCAATCCGTCTCCTCCGTATGAATTCATGTGTCAGGTTGGGGATCCTGTCCTGCGATGCCGGGCAGAGGCAGTCGACCCGGCTAAGGTCACCGGTTATGAAATACAAAAG ATCATTGATGTAATGCGCATTGTCATGAATAACAGTTACTCCGcgggcatatcagcacctcaagtAGGTTGTCCATTGAGGATTATAATGATGGAGTTCCCCATGAAGTACATGAAGCTGGCCGAAGCAGAAGAAGCCAGGACGCGTGCTTACCAGCCTTTTCCGCTAAAG GTGTTCGTCAATCCTGTGATGGAAGTTGTAAACAGTCAGAGGCTCGTATTTCCTGAAGGCTGCGAGAGTATCCGAGGTTTCACTGCAGATGTGCCGAGATACTACGAAGTTAAGATTTCAG GTCTGAACGAACAAGGGCAGGCTCATGAATGGCAGGCATATGGATGGCCAGCCAGAATAATTCAGCATGAGATGGACCACCTTGAAGGCAACCTCTTTATTGATCTCATGGACTCGCGAACTTTCCACTTCAACTACTGGCATTTAATCAAAAAGCTGCCCAAGTCAAGACTGAGACAATGA